A stretch of Rhizobium sp. TH2 DNA encodes these proteins:
- a CDS encoding trypsin-like peptidase domain-containing protein: MAANINLNIVNIAECALIAARGIFMRKKFEALFVAIALLGVMAMPSRADEPLASGTAFAVTDDGWLLTNAHVVKKCTRVEVKGVGISEVPKLDEINDLAALRVVPKTPIKALDFRKKPIRLGEDIVALGFPLNGLLSESIKVTTGNVNALAGIANDTRYIQISTPIQPGNSGGPIVDKDGLLLGITTATLAKEVADKIDITAQNVNFAIRSSVAELFLQSQGISYQSHETSVQTPQLSTADLAEKISPSVFPVICYGSPTEVVEVAKPEANTSLPTPEIVKPSLIDANGYDAVGFDYQTIKNVPYYSCKSACANDGQCMAFTYNTHYSMCFLKNDVMAMVRNGDAASAYSSAKSSQVIFSTFTIYRDMDFPGGDYLKLSRATYQTCLFTCVKDNSCRAFAYVRRKNECWLKSQLGTARSVPGVEFGMK; the protein is encoded by the coding sequence TTGGCCGCGAATATCAATTTGAATATTGTAAATATCGCCGAGTGTGCTTTGATTGCGGCGAGGGGAATATTTATGCGTAAAAAATTTGAAGCACTTTTTGTCGCCATCGCCTTATTGGGAGTGATGGCTATGCCGTCGCGGGCCGATGAACCACTTGCATCCGGTACGGCTTTCGCTGTTACAGATGACGGTTGGTTGCTGACAAATGCCCATGTCGTGAAAAAATGCACACGCGTGGAAGTGAAGGGAGTCGGCATTAGTGAAGTGCCGAAGCTTGACGAGATCAATGACCTTGCAGCTCTTAGAGTCGTACCAAAAACGCCGATCAAGGCGCTCGATTTTCGCAAGAAACCTATTCGTCTCGGCGAAGACATCGTTGCCTTGGGATTTCCTTTGAACGGATTGCTTTCGGAATCCATCAAGGTAACGACGGGCAACGTCAACGCCTTGGCTGGTATCGCCAATGACACCCGATATATTCAAATTTCGACGCCAATTCAGCCCGGCAATTCGGGCGGGCCGATTGTTGACAAAGACGGCCTTTTGTTGGGGATTACCACCGCCACGTTGGCTAAAGAAGTTGCGGATAAGATCGATATCACGGCCCAAAATGTGAATTTCGCCATTCGATCATCGGTCGCGGAACTGTTCCTTCAGTCGCAAGGCATAAGCTACCAATCGCACGAAACGTCGGTGCAAACCCCGCAACTTTCGACCGCTGATCTCGCCGAGAAGATTTCGCCGTCTGTGTTTCCGGTAATCTGTTACGGAAGCCCGACCGAAGTGGTTGAAGTGGCGAAACCGGAAGCGAACACAAGCTTGCCAACGCCTGAAATTGTTAAGCCAAGCTTGATCGATGCGAACGGATACGACGCCGTCGGCTTCGATTATCAGACGATCAAGAATGTGCCGTATTACTCTTGCAAATCCGCATGTGCGAACGATGGCCAATGCATGGCTTTCACCTACAACACGCATTACAGCATGTGCTTTCTGAAGAACGATGTGATGGCCATGGTGCGGAATGGCGATGCGGCAAGCGCTTATTCTTCGGCGAAGTCGTCGCAAGTCATCTTTTCAACCTTCACGATCTACCGCGACATGGATTTTCCGGGCGGCGATTATCTCAAGCTATCGCGCGCTACATATCAAACATGCCTGTTCACATGCGTAAAAGACAACAGTTGTCGGGCGTTTGCGTACGTTCGGCGGAAGAATGAATGCTGGCTTAAGAGCCAACTTGGCACCGCACGGTCCGTGCCGGGCGTGGAATTTGGTATGAAATAG
- a CDS encoding excalibur calcium-binding domain-containing protein, with protein sequence MNIGKVIGTVAFSTIIAISAFDGACADKRYCKQMESCAEAVESWCNGHFDRDRDGDGIPCENICLSREQTLAEEVKIGCSL encoded by the coding sequence ATGAACATAGGAAAGGTCATCGGCACCGTCGCTTTTTCAACGATCATTGCCATTTCCGCATTTGACGGCGCGTGTGCCGACAAGCGTTATTGCAAACAAATGGAAAGTTGCGCCGAAGCCGTTGAAAGTTGGTGCAACGGTCACTTTGATCGTGACAGGGACGGCGATGGAATTCCGTGCGAAAACATTTGCCTGTCACGCGAACAGACGCTGGCGGAAGAAGTGAAAATCGGATGCAGCTTGTGA
- a CDS encoding recombinase family protein: protein MSVFFYARVSTAEQTLEHQRIQAEKAGFAFDHVIADHGVSGVAVPMKDRPEGKRLFDMLRKGDTLVVRWVDRLGRNYADVTNTIREFINRGVIIRTVINSMTFDGSTADPMQMAIRDAMIGFMAASAQAQAEATKEAQKAGIAHAKGKEDLYRGRKPSFSRAQFETTVDLLGKSVGISEIAKSTDLTRQTIYRIRDDVAGAEKSLALWRM from the coding sequence ATGTCCGTCTTCTTCTATGCTCGCGTTTCGACCGCCGAACAGACTTTGGAACACCAACGCATCCAAGCCGAAAAGGCGGGTTTCGCCTTCGATCACGTCATTGCTGATCATGGCGTGTCGGGTGTCGCTGTTCCTATGAAAGATCGACCTGAAGGAAAGCGCCTTTTTGATATGCTTCGGAAGGGCGACACGCTCGTTGTGCGCTGGGTTGATCGCTTGGGAAGGAACTATGCGGATGTCACCAACACCATCCGGGAATTTATCAATCGCGGCGTCATCATACGTACCGTCATAAACAGCATGACTTTTGACGGATCGACAGCCGACCCTATGCAGATGGCCATTCGAGACGCGATGATCGGGTTCATGGCCGCTTCCGCCCAAGCCCAAGCCGAAGCGACCAAGGAAGCGCAAAAAGCTGGTATCGCGCATGCAAAGGGGAAAGAAGATTTGTATCGGGGAAGGAAGCCAAGCTTCAGTCGCGCCCAATTCGAAACGACCGTTGATCTCTTGGGCAAGTCGGTCGGGATATCCGAAATCGCGAAATCGACCGACCTGACACGCCAGACCATCTATCGTATACGCGATGATGTCGCTGGCGCTGAAAAATCATTGGCGCTTTGGAGAATGTGA
- a CDS encoding TspO/MBR family protein has translation MNKFLSLACFIIVVVSVGLLIGYSTAPGTWYQSLEKPPFNPPNWLFAPAWTLIYVLIAIAGWRVMMIEGLSGWSGRVWFAQMALNWAWSPVFFGLQMPFAALAIIVLLLISIIAFLLLARDDKARWCFLPYAAWVAFATVLNGWIAFAN, from the coding sequence ATGAACAAATTCCTTTCCCTTGCTTGTTTCATCATTGTCGTCGTATCGGTCGGGTTGTTGATTGGGTATTCGACAGCGCCCGGCACTTGGTACCAGTCACTTGAAAAGCCGCCATTCAACCCGCCCAATTGGCTATTCGCCCCGGCATGGACGCTAATTTATGTCCTAATCGCCATAGCCGGATGGCGGGTCATGATGATTGAAGGATTGTCCGGCTGGTCAGGCCGCGTCTGGTTTGCACAAATGGCGTTGAATTGGGCGTGGTCGCCAGTATTTTTCGGGCTTCAGATGCCGTTCGCGGCCTTGGCAATCATCGTCTTATTGCTAATCAGCATTATCGCGTTCCTTCTATTAGCGAGGGACGACAAGGCGCGTTGGTGCTTCCTACCATATGCAGCTTGGGTAGCATTCGCGACTGTTCTGAATGGTTGGATTGCTTTCGCAAATTGA
- a CDS encoding CPCC family cysteine-rich protein, with protein sequence MHEELHPCPCCKLPTLEWRNAFDVCVVCFWEDDSQDDPHADEVWHGPNEDYSLTRARENFADHLHMYDDGRAISQVEFPSAGRIRLLEYVKSVLENPETLDKGRVAELIEGWYDR encoded by the coding sequence ATGCACGAAGAACTTCATCCTTGCCCTTGTTGCAAGCTACCGACCTTAGAGTGGCGAAACGCATTCGATGTTTGTGTCGTTTGTTTTTGGGAAGACGATAGCCAAGATGATCCGCATGCCGATGAAGTTTGGCATGGGCCGAATGAGGATTACTCGCTAACCAGAGCGCGAGAAAATTTTGCCGACCATCTGCATATGTATGATGATGGAAGGGCTATTTCCCAAGTCGAGTTTCCGAGTGCCGGTCGCATCAGGTTGCTGGAATATGTCAAATCGGTTCTCGAAAATCCGGAGACGCTCGACAAAGGTCGAGTGGCCGAACTCATTGAGGGTTGGTACGACCGCTAA
- a CDS encoding WYL domain-containing protein — MIEILYSDDTQIRILSVHIIRIGENGEISFEGIQNHSTSKSPDDGVWKTFRLDRVKSIRVLEDRFVPDAEFDPTVSRYSKGMIAHVPVFENPDPNPLGNGFFPITNEIDGEKRLSFY, encoded by the coding sequence ATGATCGAAATTCTCTATTCGGACGACACCCAAATTCGAATTCTTTCGGTTCACATCATACGAATTGGCGAGAATGGCGAAATCTCATTTGAAGGCATTCAAAATCACAGTACTTCGAAATCTCCAGATGACGGGGTATGGAAAACTTTTCGGCTTGATCGTGTCAAATCCATCCGTGTTTTGGAAGATAGATTTGTTCCCGACGCGGAATTTGATCCAACCGTATCGCGCTATTCGAAGGGCATGATTGCACACGTCCCGGTTTTCGAAAACCCAGACCCAAACCCTTTGGGCAACGGATTTTTTCCGATAACGAATGAGATCGACGGGGAGAAACGCCTGTCGTTTTACTGA